Proteins from a genomic interval of Colletes latitarsis isolate SP2378_abdomen chromosome 3, iyColLati1, whole genome shotgun sequence:
- the Dap160 gene encoding dynamin associated protein 160 isoform X3, whose protein sequence is MATQQNLRLDPWLIQPRELARYKEQFESLKPINGVVTGNQAKEFLLKSQLSLATLGQIWALSDADADGKMDINEFSIACKLITLKLRGFEIPKTLPPILVESLKVLSNGDNNTTNLTNGAANIPQQNNVASLVNLTGPPPVSVQPLIGGMPMSGSAPRPLIGPPPSNGPLPGHGIRPASPMTLPASRQSRQNVAATTHATTHTASKPPARPAPPSVGIVPSASTTTTTTTTTTTPSGGPPQRPAPPTNIGANFTPAISGPPPKPAPPSFPNSPVAAGISPVKVPPISAATVVPSIQPIQPMTTSAIDLLDLELPGMSTVAPIAPLNTNPTPVAAFGMGQTMQMQSIGAGMVAPITTGSTIVPSVAPIPAGTGVVSTPPVVGLPLVSGPTVSGALVNGVIAQTPVSTSTPLSTTARPPSIDRVGSIDSQHSQHSVGSPQSVEWAVPHQTKLKYTQLFNTWDRTRSGFLSGPQARNIMVQSQLHQRQLAQIWALADMDSDGRLSCDEFVLAMHLCDIVKFGEQIPTTLPIELIPPAFRRQRQSSLTLSQSGAENVDPSAGMPQTSFEDKRKENFEKGQAELERRRKALLEIQRKEQEERERKEREEAEKQEKIRLEQERRRQAEIEKQLQRQREIEQEKEEQRKRAQEQREAARKEMERQRQLEWEKQKSQELQTQRQKEQDVLLKLKAKNHTLTIELGTLNDKVKELSQKICDTRVGVSGVKTTIDGMRSTRDAQLQEMAALKNKLREQNQRLLALSQEKARIEAKNKVNSAMESANQEAIKMAFDNKQITLKQMKDKIADLQQQIETKMADIENNNGQLQDIKTQIKNLATDCKNLHVTFEDKKLKVLELRGCGVAGTGTDYTTSAWSDTAWNDTTGTVNDWPVDDVTTTNEVEETTPGVMKYRALYEFVARNQDEISFQPGDIILVPPVQNAEPGWMAGEIRGYTGWFPESYVEPVDVGSGNENAFIQQDSVEKRTLEGIAEVPENVSDAGSLGGEPPVVEPIIPTLGLGTACDIQVTALFQYRPATEQHLTFEKGDIVNVIEQQGDWWYGTSSTEAKGWFPKSYVKEITTNQAAVVDGLNEYYIALYPYTSAEAGDLTFNQGEIILVTKKEGDWWTGTIGDRNGIFPANYVEKCDAPDQGTPVVTNALETTATITTTADTTTTSNEADVSVAQAALQTTKTAEQLEDERAAAEDRAELPDFTAMAAQQRGRKPEIVQVIAPYQATSSEQLDLQKGQLIMVRKKTDSGWWEGELQARGKKRQIGWFPASYVKPLTSSNRSTPVSHGYQESPTDPSVERVMALYPYQAQNEDELSFEKGDAIIVLAKDEAAWWKGELNGASGVFPSNYVSPMFNEMTTDLLVGGLDSMERKRQEYIKELITTEQAYIEDMRLVHEVFEKPLIESLVLTVDEVDKIFVNWRDIIACNDNFLRTLRIRRDNSEGGVVRMIGDILCENIPRMSAYIRFCSCQISAAVYLQRLTETVPEFVQVAHTCQQDPRTKGMPLSSFLIKPMQRITKYPLIIGKILEHTSVDHPDRQYLQEALAKAEEFCTQVNEGVREKENSDRLEWLQTHVACDGLEEQLIFNSLTNSLGPRKLLHFGILHKAKSGKELVGFLTNDFLLFAQPLLTKKSVFYGQQFSFDRNEHQKFKMYRKPIFLNELSLLGDSDTNGNLSLSWGEGTENSTKILRLRDQKKPIILLAPSSSECSLWIRRITDARKKFSENEKTRLQRQRSKQAQFGACGRILVTVLEGFNLKTIPGKCNTFCKVSMGSQEERTGVVSGTDCPLWDASMQFQVKDLLEDTLCITVFDKGYYSPDEFLGRAEIRVADIMRDSRDSCGPIQKRIRLHEVEKGTVVLKLDLRLFNNR, encoded by the exons CTTATAGGTCCACCGCCATCAAATGGACCACTACCAGGACATGGAATTAGACCTGCCTCACCAATGACTTTACCAG CATCACGACAAAGTAGACAGAATGTGGCTGCCACTACACATGCCACAACTCACACAGCGTCAAAGCCACCTGCTCGACCTGCACCACCCTCTGTGG gaatcgtGCCTTCTGCaagtactactactactactactaccacTACCACTACTCCCAGTGGTGGTCCTCCTCAAAGACCTGCTCCACCCACAAATATTG GAGCAAATTTTACTCCTGCTATAAGTGGTCCGCCACCAAAACCTGCACCTCCTTCGTTTCCTAATAGTCCTGTCGCGGCTGGAATTTCACCCGTAAAAGTTCCACCTATATCTGCTGCAACAGTTGTTCCTTCAATTCAACCAATACAACCAATGACTACTTCTGCTATAG ATTTACTTGATCTTGAGTTACCAG gTATGTCCACAGTAGCTCCAATTGCACCCTTAAATACAAATCCAACTCCAGTTGCTGCTTTTGGTATGGGACAAACAATGCAGATGCAATCAATAGGTGCTGGTATGGTTGCTCCAATTACAACTGGATCTACTATTGTACCTTCTGTTGCACCAATACCTGCTG GGACTGGTGTAGTATCAACACCTCCAGTTGTAGGTTTACCATTAGTGTCAGGACCCACAGTAAGTGGTGCATTAGTGAACGGTGTAATTGCTCAGACACCAGTATCTACAAGTACACCACTGAGTACAACAGCACGTCCGCCAAGCATAGATAGAGTGGGTTCGATTGATTCACAACATAGTCAGCATTCAGTGGGTTCGCCTCAGTCTGTAGAATGGGCTGTACCTCatcagacaaaattaaaatatactcagttgtttaatacttgggATAGGACACGGTCTGGATTTCTGTCAGGTCCTCAAGCCAGAAATATTATGGTGCAGTCACAGTTACATCAACGTCAGTTGGCGCAAATATG GGCGCTAGCAGACATGGATTCGGATGGACGTTTGAGTTGCGATGAATTTGTGTTAGCAATGCATTTATGCGATATAGTTAAATTTGGTGAACAAATACCTACCACACTTCCAATAGAACTTATTCCACCTGCGTTCAGACGTCAACGGCAAAGTAGTTTGACGCTGTCACAATCCGGAGCAGAGAATGTGGATCCATCCGCTGGTATGCCACag ACGTCCTTTGAAGATAAGCGTAAAGAAAACTTTGAAAAGGGCCAAGCCGAATTAGAACGGAGACGTAAAGCTCTGTTAGAAATTCAACGTAAGGAACAAGAAGAACGTGAACGGAAAGAGAGAGAGGAGGCagagaaacaagaaaaaattag ACTGGAGCAAGAGAGACGTAGACAAGCAGAAATTGAAAAGCAACTCCAAAGGCAAAGAGAGATTGAACAGGAAAAAGAAGAACAACGAAAACGAGCACAAGAGCAAAGGGAAGCAGCACGAAA GGAAATGGAGAGGCAACGACAATTAGAATGGGAAAAACAAAAATCGCAGGAACTTCAAACTCAGAGGCAAAAAGAGCAAGATGTACTGCTTAAGTTGAAAGCAAAAAATCATACCCTAACTATCGAACTTGGAACTCTT AATGATAAAGTAAAGGAGTTGTCGCAAAAAATTTGTGACACTAGAGTGGGTGTCTCTGGTGTGAAAACGACCATCGATGGTATGCGATCAACGCGTGACGCACAATTGCAAGAGATGGCTGCCTTAAAGAATAAACTTCGTGAACAGAACCAAAGATTGTTAGCTTTGAGTCAAGAGAAAGCTCGCATAGAAGCAAAGAACAAAGTTAACTCGGCCATGGAATCCGCAAATCAGGAAGCTATTAAAATGGCGTTCGACAATAAACAAATTACTCTAAAACAAATGAAGGATAAGATAGCTGATTTGCAACAACAg ATTGAAACTAAAATGGCTGATATAGAAAATAACAATGGTCAACTGCAAGATATTAAGacgcaaataaaaaatttggcGACCGATTGTAAGAATCTTCATGTTACGTTTGAAGATAAAAAGTTAAAGGTCTTAGAACTCCGAGGTTGCGGTGTTGCTGGAACTGGTACCGACTACACCACATCTGCGTGGAGCGATACTGCTTGGAACGATACTACAGGAACAGTTAACGATTGGCCTGTCGACGATGTTACTACAACTAACGAGGTGGAAGAAACTACTCCAGGTGTTATGAAATACAGGGCACTGTATGAATTTGTAGCTAGAAATCAAGACGAAATATCATTCCAACCTGGCGATATTATCTTG GTACCACCTGTTCAGAATGCAGAGCCAGGATGGATGGCTGGAGAAATTCGAGGCTACACAGGTTGGTTCCCTGAGTCTTATGTGGAACCAGTGGATGTTGGAAGCGGAAACGAGAATGCTTTTATACAGCAAGATAGTGTGGAAAAAAGAACTTTAGA AGGAATCGCTGAAGTTCCTGAGAACGTATCTGATGCAGGATCATTAGGTGGTGAACCTCCTGTTGTCGAACCCATCATACCTACCCTTGGTTTGGGCACAGCTTGCGATATACAAGTAACAGCTTTGTTTCAGTACCGCCCTGCGACAGAACAGCATCTTACCTTCGAGAAAGGAGATATTGTTAATGTTATTGAACAACag GGTGATTGGTGGTATGGTACATCTAGTACCGAAGCTAAGGGTTGGTTCCCCAAATCGTACGTGAAAGAAATTACTACTAATCAAGCTGCAGTGGTTGATGGCCTCAACGAGTACTACATCGCTCTGTATCCATATACCTCTGCTGAAGCTGGAGACTTAACATTCAATCAAGGAGAAATTATACTGGTCACTAAGAAGGAAGGGGATTGGTGGACAGGCACTATTGGAGATAGGAATGGAATTTTCCCTGCCAATTATGTAGAAAAATGTGATGCTCCAGATCAG GGTACTCCTGTTGTTACTAACGCGCTTGAAACAACCGCAACTATTACAACGACTGCAGATACAACCACAACTAGTAACGAAGCGGATGTTTCAGTTGCCCAAGCAGCATTg CAAACTACAAAAACTGCTGAGCAGCTTGAAGATGAAAGAGCAGCAGCAGAAGATAGAGCAGAATTACCAGACTTTACTGCAATGGCTGCACAGCag CGAGGAAGAAAACCTGAAATTGTACAAGTTATTGCACCATACCAAGCTACTAGTTCTGAGCAATTAGACTTACAAAAAGGACAGTTAATAATGGTACGCAAGAAAACTGATAGTGGTTGGTGGGAGGGAGAATTACAG GCACGTGGTAAGAAGAGACAAATTGGTTGGTTCCCAGCGTCTTATGTTAAGCCTTTAACCAGTAGCAATCGAAGTACACCTGTTTCTCATGGATATCAAGAATCTCCTACAGATCCAAGCGTTG AGCGTGTTATGGCGTTATATCCGTATCAGGCACAAAATGAAGATGAACTAAGCTTTGAAAAAGGTGACGCTATAATTGTGCTTGCAAAAGATGAGGCAGCATGGTGGAAAGGCGAATTGAATGGCGCGTCTGGTGTATTCCCCAGTAATTATGTATCTCCTATGT TTAATGAGATGACAACTGATCTACTAGTGGGTGGATTGGATTCAATGGAAAGAAAACGTCAGGAATACATCAAAGAGCTTATTACAACTGAGCAAGCATATATAGAAGACATGAGACTTGTACATGAG GTGTTTGAGAAACCTCTTATTGAAAGCCTAGTTTTAACCGTGGACGAAGTGgataaaatatttgttaattGGAGGGATATTATTGCTTGTAACGACAACTTTTTGAG aacattGAGAATACGACGCGATAACAGCGAAGGGGGAGTTGTAAGAATGATTGGAGATATTTTATGTGAAAAT ATACCGCGAATGTCAGCTTATATCAGATTCTGCAGCTGTCAAATATCTGCTGCTGTTTATCTTCAACGATTGACCGAGACTGTACCAGAATTTGTCCAAGTTGCACATACTTGCCAACAAGATCCGCGCACGAAAGGAATGCCTTTaagttcatttttaataaaaccaATGCAGAGGATAACAAAGTATCCGCTTATTATTGGCaaa ATTTTAGAACACACTTCGGTTGATCATCCTGACAGACAGTATCTTCAAGAAGCATTGGCTAAAGCTGAAGAATTTTGTACTCag GTAAACGAGGGAGttagagaaaaagaaaacagcGATAGATTAGAATGGTTGCAAACGCACGTGGCTTGCGATGGTCTGGAAGAACAACTTATTTTTAATTCATTGACCAATTCTTTAGGTCCGCGAAAGCTTCTACACTTTGGTATACTTCATAAG GCAAAAAGTGGAAAGGAACTTGTTGGATTTCTCACAAATGATTTTCTACTATTTGCTCAGCCGTTacttaccaaaaaatctgtcttTTATGGACAACAATTTTCGTTCGATCGAAACGAACATCAGAAATTTAAAATGTATAGAAAG CCAATATTTCTAAATGAATTATCGTTACTAGGAGATTCAGACACAAATGGAAACCTTAGCTTAAGTTGGGGCGAAGGTACAGAAAACTCGACCAAGATACTCAGGTTAAGAGATCAGAAGAAACCAATAATATTGCTGGCACCATCTTCGAGCGAATGTTCCCTGTGGATCAGAAGAATTACCGATGCAAGAAAGAAGTTTTCGGAGAACGAGAAAACACGCTTGCAAAGGCAACGATCAA AACAAGCGCAGTTCGGAGCGTGTGGCAGAATTCTCGTTACAGTGCTTGAAGGCTTCAATTTAAAGACAATACCTG GCAAGTGTAATACATTCTGCAAAGTGAGTATGGGTTCGCAAGAAGAGAGAACAGGTGTCGTATCTGGAACTGATTGTCCTCTGTGGGATGCATCAATGCAATTTCAAGTAAAGGATTTACTCGAAGATACTTTGTGTATCACGGTATTTGATAAAGGCTATTATAGCCCCGATG aatTTCTTGGCCGAGCCGAAATAAGGGTCGCTGACATAATGAGAGACAGCAGAGACTCGTGCGGACCTATTCAGAAACGTATTCGGTTGCATGAAGTTGAAAAAGGAACCGTCGTGTTAAAGTTGGATCTACGACTGTTTAACAATCGATAA
- the Dap160 gene encoding dynamin associated protein 160 isoform X1, which yields MATQQNLRLDPWLIQPRELARYKEQFESLKPINGVVTGNQAKEFLLKSQLSLATLGQIWALSDADADGKMDINEFSIACKLITLKLRGFEIPKTLPPILVESLKVLSNGDNNTTNLTNGAANIPQQNNVASLVNLTGPPPVSVQPLIGGMPMSGSAPRPLIGPPPSNGPLPGHGIRPASPMTLPASRQSRQNVAATTHATTHTASKPPARPAPPSVGIVPSASTTTTTTTTTTTPSGGPPQRPAPPTNIGANFTPAISGPPPKPAPPSFPNSPVAAGISPVKVPPISAATVVPSIQPIQPMTTSAIDLLDLELPGMSTVAPIAPLNTNPTPVAAFGMGQTMQMQSIGAGMVAPITTGSTIVPSVAPIPAGTGVVSTPPVVGLPLVSGPTVSGALVNGVIAQTPVSTSTPLSTTARPPSIDRVGSIDSQHSQHSVGSPQSVEWAVPHQTKLKYTQLFNTWDRTRSGFLSGPQARNIMVQSQLHQRQLAQIWALADMDSDGRLSCDEFVLAMHLCDIVKFGEQIPTTLPIELIPPAFRRQRQSSLTLSQSGAENVDPSAGMPQTSFEDKRKENFEKGQAELERRRKALLEIQRKEQEERERKEREEAEKQEKIRLEQERRRQAEIEKQLQRQREIEQEKEEQRKRAQEQREAARKEMERQRQLEWEKQKSQELQTQRQKEQDVLLKLKAKNHTLTIELGTLNDKVKELSQKICDTRVGVSGVKTTIDGMRSTRDAQLQEMAALKNKLREQNQRLLALSQEKARIEAKNKVNSAMESANQEAIKMAFDNKQITLKQMKDKIADLQQQIETKMADIENNNGQLQDIKTQIKNLATDCKNLHVTFEDKKLKVLELRGCGVAGTGTDYTTSAWSDTAWNDTTGTVNDWPVDDVTTTNEVEETTPGVMKYRALYEFVARNQDEISFQPGDIILVPPVQNAEPGWMAGEIRGYTGWFPESYVEPVDVGSGNENAFIQQDSVEKRTLEGIAEVPENVSDAGSLGGEPPVVEPIIPTLGLGTACDIQVTALFQYRPATEQHLTFEKGDIVNVIEQQGDWWYGTSSTEAKGWFPKSYVKEITTNQAAVVDGLNEYYIALYPYTSAEAGDLTFNQGEIILVTKKEGDWWTGTIGDRNGIFPANYVEKCDAPDQGTPVVTNALETTATITTTADTTTTSNEADVSVAQAALQTTKTAEQLEDERAAAEDRAELPDFTAMAAQQRGRKPEIVQVIAPYQATSSEQLDLQKGQLIMVRKKTDSGWWEGELQARGKKRQIGWFPASYVKPLTSSNRSTPVSHGYQESPTDPSVERVMALYPYQAQNEDELSFEKGDAIIVLAKDEAAWWKGELNGASGVFPSNYVSPMFNEMTTDLLVGGLDSMERKRQEYIKELITTEQAYIEDMRLVHEVFEKPLIESLVLTVDEVDKIFVNWRDIIACNDNFLRTLRIRRDNSEGGVVRMIGDILCENIPRMSAYIRFCSCQISAAVYLQRLTETVPEFVQVAHTCQQDPRTKGMPLSSFLIKPMQRITKYPLIIGKILEHTSVDHPDRQYLQEALAKAEEFCTQVNEGVREKENSDRLEWLQTHVACDGLEEQLIFNSLTNSLGPRKLLHFGILHKAKSGKELVGFLTNDFLLFAQPLLTKKSVFYGQQFSFDRNEHQKFKMYRKPIFLNELSLLGDSDTNGNLSLSWGEGTENSTKILRLRDQKKPIILLAPSSSECSLWIRRITDARKKFSENEKTRLQRQRSKQAQFGACGRILVTVLEGFNLKTIPVRRRPPNGRLRLVIEEAEDLIISKKGKCNTFCKVSMGSQEERTGVVSGTDCPLWDASMQFQVKDLLEDTLCITVFDKGYYSPDEFLGRAEIRVADIMRDSRDSCGPIQKRIRLHEVEKGTVVLKLDLRLFNNR from the exons CTTATAGGTCCACCGCCATCAAATGGACCACTACCAGGACATGGAATTAGACCTGCCTCACCAATGACTTTACCAG CATCACGACAAAGTAGACAGAATGTGGCTGCCACTACACATGCCACAACTCACACAGCGTCAAAGCCACCTGCTCGACCTGCACCACCCTCTGTGG gaatcgtGCCTTCTGCaagtactactactactactactaccacTACCACTACTCCCAGTGGTGGTCCTCCTCAAAGACCTGCTCCACCCACAAATATTG GAGCAAATTTTACTCCTGCTATAAGTGGTCCGCCACCAAAACCTGCACCTCCTTCGTTTCCTAATAGTCCTGTCGCGGCTGGAATTTCACCCGTAAAAGTTCCACCTATATCTGCTGCAACAGTTGTTCCTTCAATTCAACCAATACAACCAATGACTACTTCTGCTATAG ATTTACTTGATCTTGAGTTACCAG gTATGTCCACAGTAGCTCCAATTGCACCCTTAAATACAAATCCAACTCCAGTTGCTGCTTTTGGTATGGGACAAACAATGCAGATGCAATCAATAGGTGCTGGTATGGTTGCTCCAATTACAACTGGATCTACTATTGTACCTTCTGTTGCACCAATACCTGCTG GGACTGGTGTAGTATCAACACCTCCAGTTGTAGGTTTACCATTAGTGTCAGGACCCACAGTAAGTGGTGCATTAGTGAACGGTGTAATTGCTCAGACACCAGTATCTACAAGTACACCACTGAGTACAACAGCACGTCCGCCAAGCATAGATAGAGTGGGTTCGATTGATTCACAACATAGTCAGCATTCAGTGGGTTCGCCTCAGTCTGTAGAATGGGCTGTACCTCatcagacaaaattaaaatatactcagttgtttaatacttgggATAGGACACGGTCTGGATTTCTGTCAGGTCCTCAAGCCAGAAATATTATGGTGCAGTCACAGTTACATCAACGTCAGTTGGCGCAAATATG GGCGCTAGCAGACATGGATTCGGATGGACGTTTGAGTTGCGATGAATTTGTGTTAGCAATGCATTTATGCGATATAGTTAAATTTGGTGAACAAATACCTACCACACTTCCAATAGAACTTATTCCACCTGCGTTCAGACGTCAACGGCAAAGTAGTTTGACGCTGTCACAATCCGGAGCAGAGAATGTGGATCCATCCGCTGGTATGCCACag ACGTCCTTTGAAGATAAGCGTAAAGAAAACTTTGAAAAGGGCCAAGCCGAATTAGAACGGAGACGTAAAGCTCTGTTAGAAATTCAACGTAAGGAACAAGAAGAACGTGAACGGAAAGAGAGAGAGGAGGCagagaaacaagaaaaaattag ACTGGAGCAAGAGAGACGTAGACAAGCAGAAATTGAAAAGCAACTCCAAAGGCAAAGAGAGATTGAACAGGAAAAAGAAGAACAACGAAAACGAGCACAAGAGCAAAGGGAAGCAGCACGAAA GGAAATGGAGAGGCAACGACAATTAGAATGGGAAAAACAAAAATCGCAGGAACTTCAAACTCAGAGGCAAAAAGAGCAAGATGTACTGCTTAAGTTGAAAGCAAAAAATCATACCCTAACTATCGAACTTGGAACTCTT AATGATAAAGTAAAGGAGTTGTCGCAAAAAATTTGTGACACTAGAGTGGGTGTCTCTGGTGTGAAAACGACCATCGATGGTATGCGATCAACGCGTGACGCACAATTGCAAGAGATGGCTGCCTTAAAGAATAAACTTCGTGAACAGAACCAAAGATTGTTAGCTTTGAGTCAAGAGAAAGCTCGCATAGAAGCAAAGAACAAAGTTAACTCGGCCATGGAATCCGCAAATCAGGAAGCTATTAAAATGGCGTTCGACAATAAACAAATTACTCTAAAACAAATGAAGGATAAGATAGCTGATTTGCAACAACAg ATTGAAACTAAAATGGCTGATATAGAAAATAACAATGGTCAACTGCAAGATATTAAGacgcaaataaaaaatttggcGACCGATTGTAAGAATCTTCATGTTACGTTTGAAGATAAAAAGTTAAAGGTCTTAGAACTCCGAGGTTGCGGTGTTGCTGGAACTGGTACCGACTACACCACATCTGCGTGGAGCGATACTGCTTGGAACGATACTACAGGAACAGTTAACGATTGGCCTGTCGACGATGTTACTACAACTAACGAGGTGGAAGAAACTACTCCAGGTGTTATGAAATACAGGGCACTGTATGAATTTGTAGCTAGAAATCAAGACGAAATATCATTCCAACCTGGCGATATTATCTTG GTACCACCTGTTCAGAATGCAGAGCCAGGATGGATGGCTGGAGAAATTCGAGGCTACACAGGTTGGTTCCCTGAGTCTTATGTGGAACCAGTGGATGTTGGAAGCGGAAACGAGAATGCTTTTATACAGCAAGATAGTGTGGAAAAAAGAACTTTAGA AGGAATCGCTGAAGTTCCTGAGAACGTATCTGATGCAGGATCATTAGGTGGTGAACCTCCTGTTGTCGAACCCATCATACCTACCCTTGGTTTGGGCACAGCTTGCGATATACAAGTAACAGCTTTGTTTCAGTACCGCCCTGCGACAGAACAGCATCTTACCTTCGAGAAAGGAGATATTGTTAATGTTATTGAACAACag GGTGATTGGTGGTATGGTACATCTAGTACCGAAGCTAAGGGTTGGTTCCCCAAATCGTACGTGAAAGAAATTACTACTAATCAAGCTGCAGTGGTTGATGGCCTCAACGAGTACTACATCGCTCTGTATCCATATACCTCTGCTGAAGCTGGAGACTTAACATTCAATCAAGGAGAAATTATACTGGTCACTAAGAAGGAAGGGGATTGGTGGACAGGCACTATTGGAGATAGGAATGGAATTTTCCCTGCCAATTATGTAGAAAAATGTGATGCTCCAGATCAG GGTACTCCTGTTGTTACTAACGCGCTTGAAACAACCGCAACTATTACAACGACTGCAGATACAACCACAACTAGTAACGAAGCGGATGTTTCAGTTGCCCAAGCAGCATTg CAAACTACAAAAACTGCTGAGCAGCTTGAAGATGAAAGAGCAGCAGCAGAAGATAGAGCAGAATTACCAGACTTTACTGCAATGGCTGCACAGCag CGAGGAAGAAAACCTGAAATTGTACAAGTTATTGCACCATACCAAGCTACTAGTTCTGAGCAATTAGACTTACAAAAAGGACAGTTAATAATGGTACGCAAGAAAACTGATAGTGGTTGGTGGGAGGGAGAATTACAG GCACGTGGTAAGAAGAGACAAATTGGTTGGTTCCCAGCGTCTTATGTTAAGCCTTTAACCAGTAGCAATCGAAGTACACCTGTTTCTCATGGATATCAAGAATCTCCTACAGATCCAAGCGTTG AGCGTGTTATGGCGTTATATCCGTATCAGGCACAAAATGAAGATGAACTAAGCTTTGAAAAAGGTGACGCTATAATTGTGCTTGCAAAAGATGAGGCAGCATGGTGGAAAGGCGAATTGAATGGCGCGTCTGGTGTATTCCCCAGTAATTATGTATCTCCTATGT TTAATGAGATGACAACTGATCTACTAGTGGGTGGATTGGATTCAATGGAAAGAAAACGTCAGGAATACATCAAAGAGCTTATTACAACTGAGCAAGCATATATAGAAGACATGAGACTTGTACATGAG GTGTTTGAGAAACCTCTTATTGAAAGCCTAGTTTTAACCGTGGACGAAGTGgataaaatatttgttaattGGAGGGATATTATTGCTTGTAACGACAACTTTTTGAG aacattGAGAATACGACGCGATAACAGCGAAGGGGGAGTTGTAAGAATGATTGGAGATATTTTATGTGAAAAT ATACCGCGAATGTCAGCTTATATCAGATTCTGCAGCTGTCAAATATCTGCTGCTGTTTATCTTCAACGATTGACCGAGACTGTACCAGAATTTGTCCAAGTTGCACATACTTGCCAACAAGATCCGCGCACGAAAGGAATGCCTTTaagttcatttttaataaaaccaATGCAGAGGATAACAAAGTATCCGCTTATTATTGGCaaa ATTTTAGAACACACTTCGGTTGATCATCCTGACAGACAGTATCTTCAAGAAGCATTGGCTAAAGCTGAAGAATTTTGTACTCag GTAAACGAGGGAGttagagaaaaagaaaacagcGATAGATTAGAATGGTTGCAAACGCACGTGGCTTGCGATGGTCTGGAAGAACAACTTATTTTTAATTCATTGACCAATTCTTTAGGTCCGCGAAAGCTTCTACACTTTGGTATACTTCATAAG GCAAAAAGTGGAAAGGAACTTGTTGGATTTCTCACAAATGATTTTCTACTATTTGCTCAGCCGTTacttaccaaaaaatctgtcttTTATGGACAACAATTTTCGTTCGATCGAAACGAACATCAGAAATTTAAAATGTATAGAAAG CCAATATTTCTAAATGAATTATCGTTACTAGGAGATTCAGACACAAATGGAAACCTTAGCTTAAGTTGGGGCGAAGGTACAGAAAACTCGACCAAGATACTCAGGTTAAGAGATCAGAAGAAACCAATAATATTGCTGGCACCATCTTCGAGCGAATGTTCCCTGTGGATCAGAAGAATTACCGATGCAAGAAAGAAGTTTTCGGAGAACGAGAAAACACGCTTGCAAAGGCAACGATCAA AACAAGCGCAGTTCGGAGCGTGTGGCAGAATTCTCGTTACAGTGCTTGAAGGCTTCAATTTAAAGACAATACCTG TTCGTAGAAGACCACCCAATGGTAGACTTCGGTTAGTAATTGAAGAAGCCGAGGATCTAATTATATCTAAAAAAG GCAAGTGTAATACATTCTGCAAAGTGAGTATGGGTTCGCAAGAAGAGAGAACAGGTGTCGTATCTGGAACTGATTGTCCTCTGTGGGATGCATCAATGCAATTTCAAGTAAAGGATTTACTCGAAGATACTTTGTGTATCACGGTATTTGATAAAGGCTATTATAGCCCCGATG aatTTCTTGGCCGAGCCGAAATAAGGGTCGCTGACATAATGAGAGACAGCAGAGACTCGTGCGGACCTATTCAGAAACGTATTCGGTTGCATGAAGTTGAAAAAGGAACCGTCGTGTTAAAGTTGGATCTACGACTGTTTAACAATCGATAA